The Pelagicoccus sp. SDUM812003 genomic sequence GCAATGCTTCCTTCTATATCGTAGTAAACTGCGAATGGAAAACGCTTCGATAAGAGTCGGTAGAATCCAAATCTTTTGCTGTGCACGCCAGATATGAGCCTCAACGATTCAATATCGGAGAGAAGGCTATCGATAAAGTAGAGTCCGATTCCTTCACCCTTTTCGTCATAGAAAGCCTTTCCCGCATCCAAGTCTTGGGCGGCTTCCTCGAGGGTGGCGACCGTCCTAATTTGCATCAGCGATACCGCTCTCGGAGCTGCTCAATCGTGAGGTACTTAGCCTCTGGAGAATCCATCAACTTCTTTCTTTCGGCGAGGACTTCGCCGTGCCAAGAAGGTGATTCTGGCTCGGAGTCTTCGTGACACAGAGAATCCCAGATTTGTTCCATTGCCGTAAGTCGTTCCTGTACAGACATTTTCTTTATTTCCGAGATACTCATGATTCCTAGACTAGGGATTTCGGCTGCTGAGGCAAGTTGCTCTTTTCTTGGCTAACGTGAAGGTCATACGCGTAGGTCAGCGC encodes the following:
- a CDS encoding addiction module protein, which encodes MSISEIKKMSVQERLTAMEQIWDSLCHEDSEPESPSWHGEVLAERKKLMDSPEAKYLTIEQLRERYR